A single region of the Drosophila miranda strain MSH22 chromosome 2, D.miranda_PacBio2.1, whole genome shotgun sequence genome encodes:
- the LOC108154132 gene encoding LEM domain-containing protein Bocksbeutel — MSDLSYLDTLSEKELLAKCLEHGLPGIPVTDSTRNVIIRRLRATILGLPLNKGKTAASAKKKTAPRRETIHGSKVTPAAENVGRTAGKSPSRSGNSSFSSNNNNNQSAHSGRRTIAYGLDNISVSGRSVETTTTVSDVGSQSEDDDFHVVDSPVRYSNLPQMPPNRKDVSLSKSGVLTTSYTREVEQPLDERQEQDIPKSHNYERAPLNTFPSYVPRLEQPYRRPMYLDLNALSKTQNVQTQLNSISYQEDAGPRNTFSGSAKPFGEVAATQPRQLQSGSTTGFRQPLQPRTSKNTLYPTLNQFYDQPDNNAHPMETDSESEAEEEPQLRGSHLSRARSSPLARPTLSAKQKPGQVSPMTHFRELYRSLDRQYHLKLYFLLCVSVMVVTMLYVVLTPAV, encoded by the coding sequence ATGTCGGACCTCTCGTACTTGGACACACTATCCGAAAAGGAGCTGCTGGCCAAATGCTTGGAACATGGCCTGCCCGGCATCCCGGTGACTGATAGCACTCGCAATGTCATCATTCGTCGTTTGCGCGCAACCATCTTGGGCTTGCCTTTGAACAAAGGCAAAACTGCTGCTTCAGCTAAAAAGAAGACGGCTCCTAGGCGTGAAACCATACACGGCAGCAAGGTGACGCCCGCAGCTGAAAACGTGGGACGCACAGCAGGTAAAAGTCCAAGTCGCAGTGGCAAcagcagcttcagcagcaacaacaacaacaaccagagCGCTCATTCTGGTCGTCGCACGATTGCCTATGGCCTGGACAACATATCCGTCTCGGGGCGCTCAGTAGAGACCACAACTACCGTCTCGGATGTAGGCTCCCAGTCGGAGGACGATGATTTCCATGTGGTGGATTCGCCAGTCCGGTACTCGAATTTGCCGCAAATGCCACCCAATCGCAAGGATGTCTCGTTGAGCAAGTCTGGAGTGCTGACCACATCCTACACACGCGAGGTGGAGCAGCCGCTTGATGAACGGCAGGAGCAGGACATACCCAAAAGCCACAACTATGAGCGTGCGCCTCTAAACACATTTCCCAGCTATGTGCCGCGCCTCGAGCAACCCTACAGACGCCCCATGTACCTGGATCTGAATGCTCTCTCTAAAACACAGAACGTACAGACACAACTGAACTCGATCAGCTATCAGGAGGATGCTGGCCCACGGAACACATTCAGCGGCTCGGCCAAGCCTTTTGGCGAAGTGGCTGCAACTCAACCACGTCAGCTCCAGAGCGGGTCAACTACTGGCTTTAGACAGCCACTCCAACCGAGAACCTCCAAGAACACACTCTATCCGACACTGAACCAGTTCTACGATCAACCGGACAACAACGCTCATCCCATGGAAACCGACAGCGAATcggaggcggaggaggagccTCAGCTACGAGGCAGTCATCTGTCGCGAGCACGCTCATCGCCACTAGCACGCCCAACACTGTCAGCCAAGCAGAAGCCAGGACAGGTGTCGCCCATGACACACTTCCGTGAGCTATACCGCTCTCTGGACCGTCAGTATCATCTCAAGCTTTATTTCCtcctgtgtgtgtctgtgatGGTGGTTACTATGCTGTATGTGGTCCTGACACCCGCTGTTTGA
- the LOC108154129 gene encoding dnaJ homolog subfamily C member 3: MALPLSDLLMLGSGEKRLAACVVLLLLELFLEGAEAVPNQADIDNHLELGKEFLARGHLSDALTHYHAAVEGDANNYLTLFKRGTVYLALGKTRFAIQDFSRVLELKPDFTAARAQRGLVHMKSGEYEQALTDFSVVLREEPNNALVIEQYSRLEPANEQWHNVQHHVSHGDYHNAINLITQLLELSPWSVPFRQTRSDLYIKVNDAIAAISDLRQVNRLTQDSTEGHYNIAKLLYTIGHAPNALKEIRECLKFDPEHKLCFPFYKKLRKVEKQLTNAEEAKEEKQFSDCIAAGEAVLKHEPEETMIRYEAHKILCNCYTGDEEFGKALTQCKEALDIMKDAQVYCDRAEALIGTEMYDDAIHSFQAALELDENSQRAKEGIQKAKKLQKQAERRDYYKILGVKRTANKQEIVKAYRKAAQKWHPDNFRDEEKKVAEKKFIDIAAAKEVLTDPEKRRQFDEGEDPLDPEANQRGGGQHPFAHFQHGSPFQFKFHFN; the protein is encoded by the exons ATGGCCTTGCCTTTAAGCGATCTACTTATGCTAGGCAGTGGTGAGAAGAGGCTTGCCGCCTgtgtggtgctgctgctcttgGAGCTCTTCCTGGAAG GCGCCGAGGCAGTGCCCAACCAGGCCGATATCGACAACCATCTGGAGTTGGGCAAAGAGTTCTTGGCCCGCGGACATCTGTCGGATGCACTGACGCACTACCATGCGGCTGTCG AGGGCGATGCCAACAATTATCTGACGCTGTTCAAGCGGGGCACAGTCTATCTGGCCCTGGGCAAGACACGCTTTGCCATTCAGGACTTCAGTCGCGTCCTCGAGTTGAAGCCCGACTTCACGGCGGCACGTGCCCAACGCGGTCTAGTGCACATGAAGAGCGGCGAATACGAGCAGGCGCTGACGGACTTTAGTGTGGTGCTCCGGGAGGAACCAAACAATGCTCTGGTCATTGAACAGTACTCGCGACTGGAGCCGGCCAACGAGCAGTGGCATAATGTGCAGCATCATGTTTCCCATGGCGACTATCACAATGCCATTAATTTGATCACACAGCTTTTGGAGCTGTCGCCTTGGTCGGTGCCGTTCCGGCAGACACGCTCCGATCTCTACATCAAGGTAAACGATGCTATCGCAGCCATTTCCGACCTCAGGCAGGTGAACCGCCTGACCCAGGACAGCACGGAGGGGCACTACAACATTGCCAAGCTGCTGTACACGATTGGACATGCCCCCAATGCCTTGAAGGAGATACGCGAGTGCCTGAAATTCGATCCAGAGCACAAGCTGTGTTTCCCCTTCTACAAGAAGCTGCGAAAGGTGGAGAAGCAGCTGACGAATGCCGAGGAGGCCAAGGAGGAGAAACAGTTCTCCGACTGCATAGCCGCTGGCGAGGCGGTGCTCAAGCACGAGCCCGAGGAGACCATGATACGCTACGAGGCGCACAAGATTCTCTGCAATTGCTACACTGGCGACGAGGAGTTTGGCAAGGCGCTGACACAGTGCAAGGAAGCGCTGGATATCATGAAGGACGCCCAAGTGTACTGTGATCGTGCCGAGGCTCTGATCGGCACCGAAATGTATGATGATGCCATACACTCGTTCCAGGCAGCCCTCGAGCTGGACGAGAACAGCCAGCGGGCCAAGGAGGGTATACAGAAGGCCAAGAAGCTGCAGAAGCAGGCCGAGCGCAGGGACTACTATAAGATACTGGGCGTAAAGCGCACGGCCAACAAGCAAGAGATTGTCAAGGCGTACCGCAAGGCGGCCCAGAAATGGCATCCGGACAACTTCAGGGACGAGGAGAAGAAGGTGGCCGAAAAGAAGTTCATTGATATCGCAGCGGCCAAGGAGGTACTTACAGATCCCGAGAAGCGGCGCCAGTTTGACGAAGGCGAGGATCCCCTGGACCCTGAGGCGAACCAGCGCGGTGGTGGCCAGCATCCGTTTGCCCACTTCCAGCACGGATCGCCCTTCCAGTTCAAGTTCCACTTCAATTAG